DNA from Streptomyces sp. NBC_01260:
TCCGGCTCTTCCTCGGGCTCCTCTTCCTCCTCTTCCTCTTCCTCTTCCTCTTCCTCTTCCTCCTCACCCTCTTCCTCGTCTTCGCCCTCCTCGGGCTCCTCTTCCTCCTCTTCCTCGTCTTCCTCCTCTTCGCCTTCGGGCTCGTACTCTTCTTCGTCCTCGTACTCCGCGCCCTCGCCGTCCGGAGCCTCGTCGTACTCGTCCTCGTACTCGTCCTCGTACTCGTCCTCTTCGCCCTCGTCCTTCCGAGGTTCGATGAGACGGGCCGTGCGGTCGCTGATCGCATCGGCCAGCGAGCTCACGCCGCGGTTGGCCGCCGCGGTCATCGCCTTGCGCCCCGCGTCGAGGACCTCGCCCCTGAGCTGATTCTGCAGTTCCGCGAACTGGGGAACCTCTCCCAGCCGGCGCATGCCCTCCGCGGCGAGCTGACGGGGTTCCAGGCCGAACCGTCTGCCGGCCAGGTACGTCGCCACGGTC
Protein-coding regions in this window:
- a CDS encoding histone protein, whose protein sequence is MDDQAKVTLAAAVVGGYVLGRTKKGRLALTVATYLAGRRFGLEPRQLAAEGMRRLGEVPQFAELQNQLRGEVLDAGRKAMTAAANRGVSSLADAISDRTARLIEPRKDEGEEDEYEDEYEDEYDEAPDGEGAEYEDEEEYEPEGEEEEDEEEEEEEPEEGEDEEEGEEEEEEEEEEEEEEEEPEEEPEKPQPRHRPSRRAPSRSARSGADKDSGAKKSAAKKSAAKKAAPAKKTAAKKSAPAKKAPAKKTAAKKTAAKKTAAKKAPPAKKTAAKKTAAKKTAAKKTAAKKTSPGKRTASKRSSGRR